The Thermodesulfobacteriota bacterium genome includes a window with the following:
- the rplX gene encoding 50S ribosomal protein L24, whose amino-acid sequence MDSLKTYIKKNDRVMVMVGKDKGKIGKVLRIIPKKYRALVEKVNVAKRHTRPGPLSKEGGIIEKEAPVHISNLMLVCPKCTDPVRVGFKTLEDGKKVRICRKCGEPIENNKG is encoded by the coding sequence ATGGATAGCCTAAAGACTTATATAAAGAAGAATGACCGGGTAATGGTCATGGTCGGCAAGGATAAGGGTAAGATAGGCAAGGTATTAAGGATTATCCCCAAGAAATATCGGGCACTGGTAGAGAAGGTTAATGTAGCGAAGAGACATACGCGCCCAGGGCCGCTTTCAAAAGAGGGTGGCATTATAGAGAAAGAGGCCCCGGTACACATATCGAACCTGATGTTGGTTTGTCCAAAATGTACAGACCCCGTACGGGTTGGCTTTAAAACCCTTGAAGACGGGAAGAAGGTGCGTATCTGCCGTAAATGCGGTGAACCTATTGAAAATAATAAAGGATAA
- the rplN gene encoding 50S ribosomal protein L14, giving the protein MIQTETRLNVADNSGAKLVGCIRVLGGTRRRYARVGDLIIVSVKEALPNSKVKKGDVMRAVVVRTTKELGRPDGSYIRFDDNSAVLINAQGEPVGTRIFGPVARELRAKKFMKIISLAPEVL; this is encoded by the coding sequence ATGATACAGACAGAAACCAGATTGAATGTGGCTGACAACTCAGGAGCAAAACTTGTGGGTTGCATCCGGGTGTTGGGCGGCACACGACGACGATATGCCCGTGTGGGCGACCTAATCATTGTTTCTGTTAAAGAGGCCCTGCCCAATTCTAAGGTAAAAAAGGGGGATGTGATGCGGGCCGTAGTCGTACGGACGACTAAAGAATTAGGACGTCCGGATGGAAGTTATATCCGCTTTGATGATAATTCGGCAGTGCTTATTAATGCCCAGGGGGAGCCTGTCGGAACGCGTATCTTTGGGCCGGTGGCCCGGGAACTACGGGCAAAAAAATTCATGAAGATTATTTCTTTGGCTCCGGAGGTACTTTAG
- the rpsQ gene encoding 30S ribosomal protein S17: MKEAGHRKTQIGIVVSDKMDKTIVVQVERLVKHPVYKKYVRRRARYKAHDEANACKVGDKVMIEECRPLSRDKRWGVRQVIERAV; encoded by the coding sequence ATGAAAGAAGCTGGACATCGTAAAACACAAATCGGTATCGTAGTCAGTGATAAAATGGACAAGACGATAGTTGTGCAGGTAGAACGGCTGGTTAAACATCCTGTCTATAAAAAATATGTCCGCAGGCGGGCCAGGTATAAGGCTCACGATGAAGCCAATGCCTGTAAAGTGGGCGATAAGGTAATGATTGAGGAATGTCGCCCGTTGAGCCGTGATAAAAGGTGGGGGGTAAGACAGGTTATTGAGCGGGCAGTTTAA
- the rpmC gene encoding 50S ribosomal protein L29 gives MKAKDLRALSPDELQTKIKDLREELFRIKFQHSTQQLENTARFRLLKRDIARVETVICEK, from the coding sequence ATGAAAGCAAAAGACCTCCGTGCCTTAAGTCCGGATGAACTACAGACGAAGATTAAGGACCTCAGGGAGGAGTTGTTCAGAATTAAATTTCAGCATTCGACCCAGCAATTGGAAAATACGGCTAGGTTTCGTTTATTAAAGCGTGATATTGCCCGGGTCGAGACGGTTATCTGTGAAAAATAA
- the rplP gene encoding 50S ribosomal protein L16, which translates to MLSPKKVKYRKQQKGRMKGAAYRGSALAFGDYGLQAVTCGRLTSQQIEAARIAITRHVKRGGKVWIRIFPDKPVTKKPAETRMGKGKGAPEGWVAVIKPGRILYEMEGVSKAVAMEALRLAAYKLPLPTQVVSRSELS; encoded by the coding sequence ATGCTTAGTCCCAAAAAAGTTAAATATCGCAAGCAGCAGAAAGGGCGTATGAAGGGGGCAGCCTATAGAGGGAGCGCTCTGGCTTTTGGTGATTATGGGCTCCAGGCAGTAACTTGCGGCCGGCTGACTTCTCAACAGATCGAGGCGGCGCGAATCGCTATCACCCGGCATGTTAAGCGCGGCGGCAAGGTATGGATAAGGATATTCCCTGATAAGCCGGTTACTAAAAAGCCCGCTGAGACACGTATGGGTAAAGGGAAAGGGGCCCCGGAGGGATGGGTGGCCGTGATTAAACCGGGGCGCATTCTCTATGAGATGGAGGGAGTCAGCAAGGCAGTGGCTATGGAAGCCCTAAGACTGGCTGCGTATAAATTGCCTCTGCCTACACAGGTTGTATCAAGGAGTGAATTATCATGA
- the rpsC gene encoding 30S ribosomal protein S3, whose product MGQKVNPISFRLGYIRTWDSRWFAKKDFAAFVYEDRKIRDFIKKKLYHAGISRLLIERAADKLKVKIYTARPSIVIGKKGAEIEKLKQEIEKQIKRPVILDIHEVRKPELDAQLVAESVALQLERRVSFRRAMKKAVFTSLRLGAKGVRIACAGRLGGAEMARREWYREGRVPLHTLRADIDYGFAEAKTTYGIIGVKVWMFKGEVFPEAGTA is encoded by the coding sequence TTGGGGCAGAAGGTAAATCCGATTAGTTTTAGGCTTGGTTATATAAGAACCTGGGATTCACGATGGTTTGCTAAAAAAGATTTTGCAGCCTTTGTTTATGAAGACAGAAAGATTCGGGACTTCATAAAGAAAAAGCTTTATCATGCCGGGATTTCCAGGCTCTTGATCGAGCGGGCTGCTGATAAGCTAAAGGTGAAGATTTATACCGCCCGGCCCAGCATCGTCATCGGTAAAAAGGGAGCAGAGATAGAGAAGCTTAAACAGGAGATAGAGAAGCAGATTAAGCGGCCGGTTATTTTAGATATTCACGAAGTGCGGAAACCGGAACTGGATGCTCAACTGGTAGCAGAAAGTGTGGCCTTGCAACTGGAGCGGCGGGTTTCGTTTCGCCGGGCCATGAAAAAGGCGGTTTTTACGTCCCTAAGGCTGGGCGCTAAGGGCGTACGGATAGCTTGCGCCGGTCGGCTTGGCGGCGCAGAGATGGCCAGGCGGGAGTGGTACCGGGAAGGGCGGGTGCCGCTGCATACCCTACGCGCCGATATAGACTATGGTTTTGCTGAAGCCAAGACCACATACGGGATCATCGGGGTCAAGGTGTGGATGTTCAAAGGCGAAGTGTTTCCGGAAGCGGGCACTGCGTAA
- the rplV gene encoding 50S ribosomal protein L22 — protein MESKAVARHVRISAMKARTVTRPVSGKKVNEALNLLKFVPKKAARLVSKVIYSALANAAQNPKIDVDTLYIKKIFVDEGPRLKRWRPRSMGKANRIIKRTSHITVVLDEN, from the coding sequence ATGGAGTCTAAAGCAGTAGCAAGGCATGTGCGCATTTCTGCAATGAAGGCCAGAACGGTGACCAGACCGGTAAGCGGTAAGAAGGTAAATGAGGCCTTGAATCTCTTGAAGTTTGTACCGAAAAAGGCTGCGCGACTGGTGAGTAAGGTTATCTATTCAGCCTTGGCGAATGCCGCACAGAATCCTAAAATAGACGTGGACACACTTTATATTAAGAAGATATTCGTCGATGAAGGCCCCAGGCTAAAACGTTGGCGGCCTAGGTCCATGGGAAAGGCTAATCGCATAATCAAACGTACGAGTCATATAACCGTAGTTCTGGATGAAAATTAG
- the rpsS gene encoding 30S ribosomal protein S19 codes for MARSVKKGPFVDGHLMKKLDEARQSQGKKVIKTWSRRSTVIPDMVGITFAVHNGRKFIPVFVSENMVGHKLGEFSPTRTFHAHSGDRKTKVKGKK; via the coding sequence GTGGCAAGATCAGTTAAGAAAGGTCCCTTTGTAGATGGACATTTAATGAAGAAGCTGGATGAGGCCCGTCAATCTCAAGGGAAAAAGGTCATTAAAACCTGGTCACGGCGGTCAACTGTCATACCGGATATGGTCGGTATTACATTTGCAGTGCACAATGGTAGGAAATTTATACCGGTTTTTGTCTCTGAGAATATGGTAGGCCATAAACTCGGAGAATTTTCGCCCACGCGTACTTTTCATGCCCATTCTGGCGATCGTAAGACCAAAGTTAAGGGGAAGAAGTAG
- the rplB gene encoding 50S ribosomal protein L2 codes for MPIKSYKPTSPGRRTQTAIVGEGLSAVEAEKSLLVPINKSGGRNNAGRMTARHKGGGHKRKYRLIDFKRDKRDVSAMVASIEYDPNRSARIALLHYADGEKRYILAPVGLAVGDTVVSGENADIKPGNALPIGKMPMGTLVHNLELRPGRGGQIIRSAGSYGQLMAKEGKYSQIKLPSGEVRQVHVACMATVGQVGNLEHESVSLGKAGRARWMGKRPHVRGVAMNPVDHPMGGGEGKSSGGRHPCTPWGYPTKGYKTRRRKSSDKLIIKRRS; via the coding sequence ATGCCAATCAAGAGTTATAAACCTACATCACCGGGTAGAAGGACGCAAACTGCTATTGTGGGCGAGGGCCTGTCGGCGGTTGAGGCGGAAAAGAGCCTTCTGGTTCCTATAAATAAGAGCGGCGGCCGAAATAATGCGGGCCGGATGACGGCGCGACATAAAGGCGGGGGACATAAGCGAAAATATAGATTGATTGATTTCAAACGTGACAAGCGTGATGTTTCAGCAATGGTGGCGAGCATTGAGTATGATCCTAACCGTTCGGCGCGCATTGCCCTCCTCCATTACGCAGATGGAGAAAAACGCTACATTTTAGCTCCAGTTGGCCTGGCGGTAGGGGATACAGTGGTGTCCGGCGAAAATGCGGACATTAAGCCAGGCAATGCCCTGCCTATTGGTAAGATGCCCATGGGTACATTGGTGCATAACCTGGAACTACGGCCCGGCAGGGGTGGGCAGATTATACGGAGCGCCGGATCCTATGGTCAGCTCATGGCTAAAGAGGGTAAATATAGTCAGATTAAGTTGCCTTCGGGTGAAGTGCGGCAGGTTCATGTGGCCTGTATGGCTACGGTGGGTCAAGTCGGTAATCTGGAACATGAAAGCGTCTCTTTGGGTAAGGCCGGCCGTGCGAGATGGATGGGAAAAAGACCTCATGTCCGCGGTGTGGCTATGAACCCGGTCGACCATCCTATGGGTGGGGGTGAAGGAAAGTCTTCCGGAGGCAGGCATCCCTGTACGCCATGGGGCTATCCTACCAAGGGCTATAAGACCCGTCGGCGAAAGAGCAGTGATAAACTTATAATTAAAAGGCGTTCCTAG
- a CDS encoding 50S ribosomal protein L23: MKDIYQIIKGPCLTEKSTWQKENANQVCFVVDRQANKIEIKEAVERIFKAKVAAVRTQVNPGKQRRVGRNMGYSSDWKKAIVTLRPGERIEFFEGV; the protein is encoded by the coding sequence ATGAAGGATATATATCAAATAATAAAAGGCCCATGCCTCACGGAGAAAAGCACCTGGCAGAAAGAAAATGCCAATCAGGTTTGTTTTGTTGTGGACCGGCAAGCTAATAAAATAGAGATAAAAGAGGCCGTCGAGCGTATTTTTAAGGCCAAGGTGGCAGCTGTACGGACCCAGGTTAACCCCGGCAAACAGAGACGGGTTGGCCGTAATATGGGATATAGTTCCGACTGGAAGAAGGCCATTGTGACTTTAAGGCCTGGAGAACGCATAGAATTTTTCGAAGGCGTTTAG